A window from Citrus sinensis cultivar Valencia sweet orange chromosome 5, DVS_A1.0, whole genome shotgun sequence encodes these proteins:
- the LOC102611955 gene encoding cyclin-D5-1-like translates to MDHDDSLSGLLCPESKTCLDEDSAVLDVEDEDEYVNTLGDKEISFGFKRGETDKSVMLSDDIKCARLEAIAWILNTRAVFGFRPKTAYLSVTYLDRFLSTRFIDSDKLWAIKLLSVACVSVAAKMEEVKVPALSELQNIDGYNFGNSVILRMELMLLKTMDWRMGSITPFAFLHHFIRKFCKDSSPSNVLPRTVALILAIMREINLMEHRPSAIAVAATLVAFDQKLTRQALESCCGFLEVGDVSTCYSIMQKLEMEKYKTPDPSATHFGTANVSSSAVSSKRKRLTFNDSDQRSDGPNEKRLR, encoded by the exons atggaTCATGATGATTCTTTATCTGGGCTACTTTGTCCAGAAAGCAAGACTTGTTTAGATGAAGACAGCGCAGTTTTAGATGTTGAGGATGAAGATGAGTATGTGAATACTTTGGGGGATAAAGAGATCAGCTTTGGGTTCAAAAGAGGTGAAACTGATAAATCTGTGATGCTTAGTGATGACATTAAATGTGCCCGCTTGGAAGCTATTGCATGGATTCTCAAT ACCAGGGCAGTGTTTGGCTTTCGGCCCAAAACGGCTTATCTATCTGTCACATACTTGGATCGATTCCTGTCCACGAGGTTTATTGAT AGTGACAAATTATGGGCAATAAAATTACTATCAGTGGCATGTGTTTCTGTAGCTGCAAAGATGGAGGAGGTAAAAGTTCCAGCACTATCAGAGTTGCAGAATATTGATGGATATAATTTTGGAAACAGTGTAATTCTGAGAATGGAGCTCATGTTATTAAAAACAATGGATTGGAGAATGGGATCAATCACTCCATTCGCTTTTCTGCATCACTTCATTAGAAAATTCTGCAAGGATTCTTCACCGAGTAATGTCTTACCAAGGACTGTGGCACTCATTTTGGCTATAATGAGAG AAATCAATTTGATGGAGCATCGACCGTCTGCAATAGCAGTAGCTGCCACCTTGGTAGCGTTTGATCAAAAGCTAACAAGACAAGCATTGGAGTCTTGTTGTGGATTTCTTGAAGTT GGTGATGTGTCCACATGCTACAGTATTATGCAGAAATTGGAGATGGAGAAATATAAAACGCCAGATCCATCAGCAACCCATTTTGGGACAGCCAATGTTTCTTCTTCAGCGGTTAGCAGCAAGAGGAAAAGGCTTACATTCAATGATAGTGATCAGAGGTCCGACGGGCCAAACGAGAAGCGACTCCGCTAA
- the LOC102623812 gene encoding calcium-transporting ATPase 1, with the protein MENYLNENFSDVKAKNTSEEALQRWRKLCGFVKNRKRRFRFTANLSKRFEAEAIRRSNQEKFRVAVLVSQAALQFIHGLNLSSEYTVPEEVAASGFQICPDELGSIVEGHDIKKLKVHGGVEGIAEKLSTSITDGISTSEHLLNRRKEIYGINKFTESPARGFWVYVWEALHDMTLMILAVCALVSLVVGIATEGWPKGAHDGLGIVMSILLVVFVTATSDYKQSLQFKDLDREKKKITVQVARNGFRRKISIYDLLPGDIVHLCMGDQVPADGLFVSGFSVLINESSLTGESEPVNVNALNPFLLSGTKVQNGSCKMLVTTVGMRTQWGKLMATLSEGGDDETPLQVKLNGVATIIGKIGLFFAVVTFAVMVQGLFTRKLQEGTHWTWSGDDALEILEFFAIAVTIVVVAVPEGLPLAVTLSLAFAMKKMMNDKALVRHLAACETMGSATSICSDKTGTLTTNHMTVLKACICEEIKEVDNSKGTPAFGSSIPASASKLLLQSIFNNTGGEVVIGEGNKTEILGTPTETAILEFGLLLGGDFQAERQASKIVKVEPFNSVKKQMGVVIELPEGGFRVHCKGASEIILAACDKFLNSNGEVVPLNEAAVNHLNETIEKFASEALRTLCLACMEIGNEFSADAPIPTEGYTCIGIVGIKDPMRPGVKESVAICRSAGITVRMVTGDNINTAKAIARECGILTDNGIAIEGPEFREKSDEELSKLIPKIQVMARSSPMDKHTLVKHLRTTLGEVVAVTGDGTNDAPALHEADIGLAMGIAGTEVAKESADVIILDDNFSTIVTVAKWGRSVYINIQKFVQFQLTVNVVALIVNFSSACLTGNAPLTAVQLLWVNMIMDTLGALALATEPPNGDLMKRSPVGRKGNFISNVMWRNILGQSLYQFLIIWYLQTRGKAVFRLDGPDPDLILNTLIFNTFVFCQVFNEISSREMEKINVFKGILKNYVFVAVLTCTVLFQIIIIELLGTFANTTPLNLQQWFVSILLGFLGMPIAAVLKLIQVG; encoded by the exons GAGAAGTTTAGAGTAGCAGTTTTGGTTTCGCAAGCTGCACTCCAGTTTATCCATG GTCTAAATTTGTCCAGTGAATACACTGTGCCTGAAGAAGTAGCAGCATCAGGCTTTCAAATATGTCCTGATGAGTTGGGGTCCATTGTGGAGGGCCATGACATCAAGAAGCTCAAAGTTCATGGTGGGGTTGAGGGCATTGCAGAGAAGCTCTCCACATCAATCACTGACGGCATTTCAACATCTGAGCATTTATTAAATAGAAGGAAAGAAATTTATGGGATTAATAAATTCACCGAAAGCCCAGCACGGGGTTTCTGGGTTTATGTATGGGAAGCCCTTCACGATATGACGCTCATGATACTTGCTGTTTGTGCCCTGGTCTCTTTGGTTGTTGGTATAGCAACAGAGGGGTGGCCTAAGGGTGCCCATGATGGTCTTGGAATTGTGATGAGCATTCTACTTGTTGTGTTTGTCACCGCCACAAGTGATTACAAGCAATCTCTGCAATTTAAAGATTTGGATagggagaagaaaaaaataacagttCAGGTAGCCAGAAATGGATTCAGACGGAAGATCTCAATATATGATCTACTGCCTGGTGATATCGTCCATCTTTGCATGGGGGATCAGGTCCCAGCTGATGGGCTTTTTGTTTCAGGATTTTCTGTGCTGATTAATGAATCCAGTTTAACAGGAGAAAGTGAACCAGTTAATGTGAATGCATTAAATCCTTTTCTCCTTTCTGGAACTAAGGTTCAGAATGGTTCATGCAAGATGCTTGTGACAACGGTTGGGATGAGAACTCAATGGGGGAAACTTATGGCTACTCTTAGTGAAGGAGGAGATGATGAGACTCCATTGCAGGTTAAATTGAATGGAGTGGCAACCATCATTGGTAAAATTGGCCTCTTTTTTGCAGTTGTGACATTTGCTGTTATGGTGCAAGGACTATTCACCCGCAAGCTACAAGAGGGAACCCACTGGACTTGGTCTGGAGATGATGCTTTAGAGATATTGGAATTTTTTGCTATTGCTGTTACAATTGTTGTGGTTGCTGTGCCTGAGGGGCTTCCCTTGGCTGTGACATTGAGTCTTGCTTTTGccatgaagaagatgatgaatgaTAAGGCACTTGTCCGCCATCTAGCTGCTTGCGAGACAATGGGATCAGCCACAAGTATCTGTAGTGACAAGACTGGAACGCTAACTACTAACCACATGACTGTTTTAAAAGCATGCATTTGTGAGGAAATCAAAGAAGTTGACAACTCCAAGGGGACTCCTGCATTTGGCTCTTCAATTCCCGCTTCTGcttcaaaattattacttcAATCAATATTTAACAACACGGGGGGAGAAGTTGTCATTGGCGAGGGCAACAAAACTGAGATACTGGGAACGCCCACTGAAACTGCTATTTTAGAGTTTGGGTTGCTGCTTGGTGGGGATTTCCAAGCCGAACGACAGGCATCAAAAATTGTGAAAGTTGAACCTTTTAACTCTGTGAAGAAGCAAATGGGAGTAGTTATAGAGCTTCCTGAAGGGGGATTCCGTGTACATTGTAAGGGTGCTTCAGAAATAATATTGGCTGCATGCGACAAATTTTTGAACTCAAATGGTGAGGTTGTACCCCTCAATGAAGCAGCTGTCAATCATCTTAACGAGACTATTGAAAAATTTGCTAGTGAAGCTCTTCGAACTCTATGCCTTGCCTGCATGGAAATTGGAAATGAATTCTCTGCTGACGCTCCCATTCCCACTGAAGGGTACACTTGTATAGGCATTGTGGGTATCAAAGATCCTATGCGCCCTGGTGTAAAGGAGTCTGTTGCAATCTGTAGGTCAGCTGGCATTACTGTTCGGATGGTCACTGGAGACAACATTAACACTGCCAAGGCTATTGCTAGGGAATGTGGAATATTGACTGATAATGGCATAGCAATTGAAGGCCCAGAATTCCGTGAGAAAAGTGATGAGGAATTGAGTAAACTCATTCCGAAAATCCAG GTCATGGCTCGATCTTCGCCTATGGACAAACATACCCTTGTGAAACACCTAAGAACCACTTTGGGGGAAGTTGTTGCAGTGACAGGTGATGGTACAAATGATGCTCCAGCACTTCATGAAGCAGATATTGGGCTTGCAATGGGCATTGCTGGAACAGAG GTGGCAAAAGAGAGTGCAGATGTTATAATACTGGATGATAACTTTTCTACAATTGTGACTGTTGCCAAATGGGGACGCTCAGTTTATATCAACATTCAAAAGTTTGTTCAGTTTCAGTTGACAGTGAATGTGGTTGCCCTAATTGTCAACTTTTCTTCTGCCTGTTTGACAG GAAATGCTCCCCTCACTGCTGTTCAGCTTCTATGGGTCAACATGATCATGGACACTCTTGGAGCACTGGCTTTAGCTACAGAGCCTCCTAATGGCGACCTGATGAAAAGATCACCAGTTGGTAGGAAAGGAAACTTCATCAGTAACGTAATGTGGAGAAATATCTTGGGGCAGTCTTTATATCAGTTTCTGATAATATGGTATCTTCAGACAAGAGGAAAAGCAGTTTTTCGTCTTGATGGCCCAGATCCTGATTTGATATTAAACACGCTTATTTTCAACACTTTTGTATTTTGTCAG GTCTTTAATGAGATCAGCTCCAGAGAGATGGAAAAGATAAACGTCTTCAAGGGTATACTGAAGAACTATGTCTTTGTAGCTGTGCTCACTTGCACCgttctttttcaaataataatcatcGAGCTGCTGGGTACATTTGCAAATACAACTCCTCTCAATTTGCAACAGTGGTTTGTTAGCATTTTACTTGGATTCCTGGGCATGCCAATAGCAGCCGTTTTGAAGTTGATCCAAGTTGGATAA